Proteins encoded within one genomic window of Clostridia bacterium:
- a CDS encoding Gfo/Idh/MocA family oxidoreductase, whose protein sequence is MKKLRLAIIGQGRSGRNIHGRFMKDEANIWFDVVAVVDPIDERRERAKGEYPGCEVFSDYKELFGRTDIDLVTNASYSDDHYSVTKDLLQHGFNVVVEKPFARTYYECNDLINIAKENNVTLAVFQQTFFAPHYLKAVEVIHSGIIGEVKQASIRYNGLSRRWDWQTLQHRVAGSLYNTGPHPVGMALGFLDLSDDARVEYTKLCSTGLTAGDADDYAKLILTAPGKPVVDLEISSMDAFNDYNVKLQGTLGTYKANTAKYEMKYIVPGENPERQPVADAISDDEGMPTFCKEELITHTEEGDFTGSAFNEAVRAFYEMMYKNLTEGTPLTVTPEMAAKIIQVIETAHAENPLPKQF, encoded by the coding sequence ATGAAAAAATTAAGACTTGCCATTATCGGTCAGGGCCGAAGCGGCAGAAACATTCACGGCAGATTCATGAAAGACGAAGCCAACATCTGGTTTGATGTGGTTGCTGTTGTTGACCCCATTGATGAACGTCGTGAACGCGCAAAAGGAGAGTATCCCGGTTGTGAAGTGTTCTCCGACTACAAGGAACTGTTTGGCAGAACCGATATCGACTTAGTTACCAACGCATCCTATTCGGATGACCATTACAGTGTAACAAAGGATTTGTTACAGCACGGCTTTAATGTAGTTGTAGAAAAGCCCTTTGCAAGAACCTACTACGAATGTAATGACCTGATTAACATCGCAAAAGAAAACAATGTAACCTTAGCGGTTTTCCAGCAGACTTTCTTTGCGCCCCACTACTTAAAAGCTGTTGAAGTGATTCACAGCGGTATCATCGGTGAAGTGAAGCAGGCTTCCATCCGTTACAACGGCTTATCCCGTCGTTGGGACTGGCAGACCTTACAGCACAGAGTTGCAGGCTCCCTTTACAACACAGGTCCGCACCCCGTTGGCATGGCTTTGGGCTTTTTAGACCTTTCAGATGACGCACGCGTTGAATATACAAAGCTTTGCTCCACCGGTCTTACTGCAGGTGACGCAGATGACTATGCAAAGCTCATTTTAACCGCGCCCGGCAAGCCCGTTGTAGACTTGGAAATCTCTTCCATGGATGCTTTTAATGATTACAATGTTAAACTGCAGGGTACTTTGGGTACATACAAGGCAAACACTGCTAAATATGAAATGAAATACATCGTTCCCGGCGAAAATCCCGAACGTCAGCCCGTTGCAGATGCAATCAGCGATGATGAGGGTATGCCTACATTCTGTAAGGAAGAACTGATAACCCATACAGAGGAAGGCGATTTTACAGGCTCTGCATTCAATGAAGCTGTACGCGCATTCTATGAAATGATGTACAAGAATTTAACAGAGGGCACACCCCTTACCGTAACCCCCGAAATGGCAGCAAAGATTATTCAGGTTATTGAAACCGCACACGCAGAAAATCCGTTGCCGAAACAGTTTTAA